A part of Aegilops tauschii subsp. strangulata cultivar AL8/78 chromosome 2, Aet v6.0, whole genome shotgun sequence genomic DNA contains:
- the LOC141040876 gene encoding uncharacterized protein: MPAREGDYPVIQYADDTILVMPADETQAETIKSILQDYASSVGLRINFQKSTLITVNTAADTTSRLAQVFGCSIGAMPFTYLGLPMGTARPTVADLMPLVSSVERKLSTAASLLDLGSKLTLVNSVITSLAIYVMCSIRLPPKILDHLDKLRRYCLWAKNTNDGLKAVSLAAWDLVCRPKHKGGLGVLDLKIQNQGLLLKQLHKFYNHRDIPWVDLVWNTYYDGLVPHASGSCGSFWWKDVMNLAPTYRAVTSVKARDELDVLQTSLASLELTEVNDAWHTVWGSDELASSKFYLHYFRDMEADDVFKWIWKAKCTNKWKVFAWLLLADRPNTQGLLKRKHMKLRDDNYACLLCHHPPEETVEHLFFHCEFSKACWGKLGIAWPIHGNRVQLLHAAKNTWIGPMFMDVFIVASWSIWKERNNMLFRSVAPTIDGWSQRFKGDFGMMRHRIKEALVPFVDQIVALL; this comes from the exons ATGCCTGCCCGAGAGGGTGATTACCCTGTGATCCAGTACGCCGACGACACAATCCTTGTCATGCCCGCTGATGAGACCCAAGCCGAAACCATCAAATCCATCCTACAAGACTACGCGTCGTCAGTGGGGTTGCGAATTAATTTCCAAAAATCAACTCTTATTACAGTCAACACCGCCGCAGACACCACCTCGCGTCTGGCGCAGGTTTTTGGATGCTCCATCGGGGCCATGCCGTTTACATATCTAGGGTTGCCCATGGGAACGGCCAGGCCGACGGTCGCAGACCTCATGCCGCTGGTATCGTCTGTTGAGCGCAAACTCTCTACGGCAGCCTCTCTGCTTGACCTTGGTTCGAAGCTCACCCTGGTGAACTCGGTGATTACCTCTCTTGCGATCTATGTGATGTGTTCCATCAGACTCCCGCCGAAAATACTGGATCATCTAGATAAACTGCGGCGATATTGTCTCTGGGCAAAGAACACGAATGATGGCTTGAAAGCAGTCTCCCTGGCAGCCTGGGATTTAGTTTGCAGGCCCAAGCACAAAGGCGGACTCGGGGTGCTTGATCTGAAGATCCAAAACCAGGGCCTGCTGCTTAAGCAACTGCACAAATTTTATAACCACAGGGACATTCCGTGGGTTGATCTTGTTTGGAACACATACTATGACGGCTTAGTCCCGCATGCCTCGGGTTCCTGTGGGTCGTTCTGGTGGAAGGATGTCATGAACCTGGCGCCTACCTACAGAGCTGTCACTTCGGTCAAG GCTAGAGATGAGCTTGATGTTCTGCAAACCTCCTTGGCTTCGTTGGAGCTCACGGAGGTGAATGATGCCTGGCATACGGTTTGGGGATCGGACGAGCTCGCCTCCAGTAAGTTCTATCTGCACTATTTTCGGGACATGGAAGCGGATGATGTGTTTAAATGGATCTGGAAAGCAAAATGCACCAACAAATGGAAGGTTTTTGCGTGGCTGCTTCTTGCGGATAGGCCGAACACCCAGGGGCTGCTCAAGAGGAAACACATGAAGCTGAGAGATGATAACTATGCATGCCTGCTATGCCACCACCCACCCGAGGAAACTGTGGAACATCTATTCTTCCATTGTGAATTCAGCAAAGCATGTTGGGGGAAGCTGGGGATCGCATGGCCAATACATGGCAACCGGGTGCAACTTCTGCATGCAGCTAAGAATACGTGGATCGGGCCAATGTTCATGGATGTCTTTATCGTAGCCTCTTGGAGCATATGGAAGGAACGTAACAATATGCTGTTTAGAAGTGTGGCGCCGACCATTGATGGGTGGAGCCAGAGATTCAAAGGGGACTTTGGCATGATGAGACACAGGATCAAAGAGGCCTTAGTGCCCTTTGTTGACCAGATTGTTGCTCTGCTCTAG
- the LOC141040877 gene encoding uncharacterized protein, with protein sequence MSQNKQWNILCWNMRGINSETKQLAIRNAIDISGCSVVCLRETKRASFDASFVKQFCPKKFDMFEFVPFVGNSRGLITVWMSSVFTGVPIFSESFALGVRLTSTQSNDSWTLVNIYGPCVDPNRMIFTTWLFDLDIPNSEDWLILGDFNFIRAPDNRNRGGGDANDMLLFNEFIRRQSLVELPIKGRSFTWSNMQSDPLLEQLDWHFTSVNWAAKYPNIVVMPLGKPTSDHVPCYVSIQSKIPKSKIFRFEDYWIKQPGFFDVVQWSWAKCCYAPNAAAVLCKKLKTLRYDLKQWSRKISKLSMLIDNCNKTLLEIDGLEERRRLSAPETNFRVILKQHLLYLLDCQKAYWKKRCMVRYFKFGDGNMKFFHRVATERYRRNSIASLRLPDNSIIHDHVGKEVVLFQAFKERLGCSNQTNMKFDLPRIIKRVEGLQALSAPSTHEEIDKVVKEMPADRAPGPDGFSGTFIKSCWQIIKDDFYQLCSEFHAGTLDLESLNTGFITLIPKIQSPETANDY encoded by the coding sequence ATGTCGCAGAATAAGCAATGGAACATTCTCTGCTGGAACATGCGCGGGATCAACTCTGAAACGAAGCAGTTGGCGATTCGTAATGCTATCGATATTAGTGGGTGTTCAGTGGTTTGTTTACGAGAGACTAAGCGCGCCTCTTTTGATGCTTCGTTTGTTAAGCAGTTCTGTCCAAAAAAATTTGATATGTTCGAATTTGTGCCTTTTGTTGGGAATTCTCGTGGTCTTATTACTGTGTGGATGAGCTCGGTATTCACTGGTGTTCCAATTTTCTCTGAATCCTTTGCGCTCGGCGTCAGGCTCACTTCAACGCAGTCTAACGATTCATGGACGTTAGTTAATATTTATGGACCATGTGTCGATCCTAATAGGATGATTTTTACCACTTGGTTGTTTGACCTTGATATCCCTAACAGTGAAGATTGGCTCATTCTCGGCGATTTTAATTTTATTCGTGCGCCGGACAACCGTAACAGAGGAGGGGGAGACGCAAATGATATGTTACTCTTTAATGAGTTCATCCGTCGGCAATCCCTGGTTGAGTTACCAATCAAGGGGCGTTCGTTCACCTGGAGTAACATGCAATCGGATCCGTTGCTTGAGCAACTCGATTGGCACTTTACCTCTGTTAATTGGGCCGCGAAGTACCCCAACATTGTTGTTATGCCTCTGGGTAAACCCACGTCCGATCACGTCCCTTGTTATGTCAGCATACAATCCAAAATACCCAAGTCCAAAATCTTTCGTTTTGAAGATTACTGGATCAAACAACCTGGGTTTTTTGATGTGGTTCAATGGTCGTGGGCCAAATGCTGCTATGCCCCAAACGCAGCCGCGGTGCTGTGCAAGAAGCTTAAAACCCTGCGCTATGATCTCAAGCAGTGGAGTAGGAAAATCTCCAAGCTTTCGATGCTCATCGATAATTGTAACAAGACCCTCTTAGAGATTGACGGCCTAGAGGAGAGGAGAAGACTGTCTGCCCCTGAGACCAACTTCAGAGTTATCCTGAAACAACATCTTCTTTATCTGTTGGACTGCCAGAAAGCTTATTGGAAGAAGCGCTGCATGGTTAGATACTTCAAATTTGGAGACGGCAACATGAAATTCTTTCACAGAGTGGCCACTGAACGGTACCGTAGAAACAGTATCGCATCTCTCAGACTACCTGACAACTCGATCATTCATGATCACGTGGGTAAGGAGGTTGTGCTCTTTCAGGCGTTTAAGGAAAGACTAGGGTGTTCCAACCAGACCAACATGAAATTTGACTTGCCTCGGATCATCAAAAGGGTAGAAGGACTTCAAGCTCTATCTGCTCCTTCCACCCACGAGGAAATTGACAAGGTGGTCAAAGAGATGCCGGCCGACCGTGCTCCAGGCCCAGATGGTTTTAGTGGTACTTTCATCAAGTCGTGCTGGCAGATCATTAAGGATGATTTCTATCAGCTTTGCTCTGAGTTTCATGCAGGTACTTTGGATCTTGAGAGCCTAAACACGGGATTTATCACTCTTATCCCTAAAATCCAATCGCCAGAAACAGCTAATGATTATTGA